The following coding sequences are from one Candidatus Nanopelagicus hibericus window:
- the rarD gene encoding EamA family transporter RarD → MKLNSLGIFYGVGAYVIWGLLPVYWRWLERASAYEILANRGVWSLVVCLIFLTFQKQLRAALKLITNIKTFFTLALSSFLLTLNWGIYIWAVSVDRVVEASLGYYMTPLVVVCFGLLILKEKLDMTQKLSLTLAGIGVGILTVAFGQIPLVAFGLAFSWGCYSLVKKRLDAGSLQTLSIEMLFALPPSLIYMFYLMSTNQAQFGTDLGFSLSLMSAGLLTVIPLLMFNSAATSLPLTITGLLGYINPTIMFLVGFVLFHEPLTFTKIFGFVFIWIALILLGINMYRSGRASNQSKG, encoded by the coding sequence TTGAAGCTAAATAGTTTGGGTATCTTTTATGGTGTTGGCGCATATGTAATCTGGGGTTTACTACCAGTTTATTGGCGCTGGCTCGAGCGTGCATCCGCCTATGAAATATTAGCCAATCGAGGAGTTTGGTCCTTAGTTGTATGCCTAATTTTTCTTACCTTTCAAAAACAATTACGAGCTGCACTCAAATTAATTACAAATATCAAAACTTTCTTCACTCTTGCGTTGTCCTCATTTTTGTTGACACTCAATTGGGGTATTTACATTTGGGCAGTCTCTGTAGATCGAGTAGTTGAAGCATCACTTGGTTATTACATGACTCCACTTGTTGTGGTGTGCTTTGGTCTCCTAATCTTGAAAGAAAAATTAGATATGACACAAAAGTTATCACTCACACTTGCTGGAATCGGCGTTGGCATCTTAACTGTGGCCTTTGGCCAAATTCCACTTGTCGCCTTTGGTTTAGCTTTTAGTTGGGGCTGTTATTCATTGGTTAAAAAGCGACTTGATGCTGGTTCTCTGCAAACTTTGTCAATCGAAATGCTTTTTGCACTTCCCCCAAGTTTGATTTACATGTTCTACCTAATGAGCACCAACCAAGCACAATTTGGTACAGATCTTGGGTTCTCGTTATCGCTAATGTCTGCAGGCTTGCTAACCGTGATTCCGTTGCTGATGTTCAACTCTGCGGCTACTAGCTTGCCGTTGACTATTACTGGATTACTCGGCTACATAAATCCAACAATTATGTTTTTAGTTGGTTTTGTACTCTTTCACGAACCATTGACATTCACAAAGATATTTGGATTTGTATTTATTTGGATCGCACTTATTTTATTGGGTATTAATATGTATCGATCAGGTAGAGCGAGTAACCAAAGCAAAGGTTAG
- the rpmG gene encoding 50S ribosomal protein L33: protein MASKSADVRPKITMACVECKERNYITRKNRRNDPDRLELKKFCPRCKSSQLHRETR, encoded by the coding sequence ATGGCAAGTAAAAGTGCAGATGTTCGTCCAAAAATCACAATGGCATGTGTTGAGTGCAAAGAGCGCAACTACATCACACGCAAGAACCGACGTAACGACCCAGATCGCTTAGAGCTTAAGAAGTTTTGCCCACGTTGCAAATCTTCACAACTTCATCGCGAAACTCGTTAA
- a CDS encoding glycosyltransferase, whose protein sequence is MDKPAIILATSNGIGMGHLTRASAIATELKSFANPIIISMAAGVVEVPKIAGVRFEYVPGRDRKWMGRFAWDAYLRDRIVALIDETGAKIVSFDGVVPYPGIIAIKSIRPDVKLVWVRRGFWQKSSRSYLLSLQSKMMDLIITPGDFGQSYDKGPTVNRGDDRLVKPISIFDARTALGKTAARSLLGIDQNRPAVLVQLGVGEADLNAKMSAALSGLVDWPNLQVVLTKDPIDANGNQLAPAGLDIKIIRHFPLAHVLAAFDAAICAAGYNSVHEELAAKIPTVFIPNIRGTDNQAARAAWAADNKMALSVDQSDLKQITATVAQLALQSLRDNLASNCEKLPAVTGAKEVSKIFEELINQPNQQEKNLGKTLWKLKVQDIFGRGWRGVVYSLLQLLTMIYRWFRPHKDVLVNKPDSIKLVEGEVSDLSKLIKSGDPFEHVLTGASDRYKSRRTQIASKAYLK, encoded by the coding sequence ATGGATAAGCCAGCCATAATTCTAGCCACTAGCAATGGTATTGGTATGGGGCACCTAACCCGGGCGAGTGCGATCGCTACTGAATTGAAGAGTTTTGCAAATCCAATCATCATCTCCATGGCAGCTGGAGTTGTTGAGGTGCCAAAGATTGCAGGTGTGCGATTTGAGTATGTTCCCGGTAGAGATAGAAAGTGGATGGGACGATTTGCCTGGGATGCTTATTTGCGAGATCGCATCGTAGCTTTGATTGATGAGACGGGTGCAAAAATTGTTAGTTTTGATGGCGTAGTTCCCTATCCAGGAATTATCGCAATCAAAAGTATTCGACCTGATGTAAAACTAGTTTGGGTGCGCAGAGGTTTTTGGCAAAAGAGCTCAAGAAGCTATTTGCTCTCACTGCAATCCAAAATGATGGACTTGATTATTACTCCAGGTGATTTTGGGCAAAGTTATGATAAGGGACCAACTGTAAATAGAGGTGATGATCGATTAGTAAAGCCAATATCAATATTTGATGCAAGAACTGCATTAGGTAAAACCGCAGCACGAAGTCTGCTGGGCATTGATCAGAATCGGCCTGCAGTGTTGGTGCAGCTAGGAGTTGGTGAGGCTGATTTAAATGCCAAGATGAGCGCAGCATTATCTGGATTAGTAGATTGGCCAAATTTACAAGTAGTACTTACCAAGGATCCAATAGATGCAAATGGCAATCAGTTAGCACCCGCAGGGCTTGATATAAAAATTATTCGACATTTTCCACTTGCACATGTACTGGCAGCATTTGATGCTGCCATATGCGCTGCTGGATACAACAGCGTGCATGAGGAGTTGGCTGCAAAAATTCCGACGGTATTCATCCCAAACATTCGTGGCACCGATAATCAGGCAGCAAGGGCTGCTTGGGCAGCAGATAATAAAATGGCGTTATCTGTAGATCAAAGTGATTTGAAGCAGATTACCGCAACTGTGGCCCAATTAGCCCTACAAAGTTTGCGGGATAACTTGGCAAGTAATTGCGAAAAACTTCCAGCAGTAACTGGTGCAAAAGAAGTTTCAAAGATATTTGAAGAATTGATTAACCAGCCAAATCAACAAGAGAAAAATCTAGGTAAAACACTGTGGAAATTAAAAGTACAGGATATCTTTGGCAGAGGATGGCGAGGTGTTGTTTACTCACTACTACAACTATTAACCATGATTTATCGATGGTTTAGGCCGCATAAAGATGTGCTTGTAAATAAACCTGATTCAATAAAATTAGTTGAGGGTGAAGTCAGTGATTTATCTAAATTAATTAAGAGTGGTGATCCGTTTGAGCATGTGCTCACCGGTGCATCCGATAGATATAAATCAAGGCGAACTCAGATTGCAAGTAAGGCTTATTTAAAGTAA
- a CDS encoding polyprenyl synthetase family protein encodes MNQTGIPNLDPSLEATLIADMKKVEDLMRSHIKGDYPLVVETSRHLVEAGGKRLRPLLTLLAAQFGDPTNYDIIKAAVCCELTHLATLYHDDVMDDAVLRRGVISANKKWNNAVAILTGDYLFSKVSDMLADIGPDAVKLQAKTFERLVIGQIKETQGKSDGLSQIDHYMKVVADKTGSLIATSARFGALLSGASPAVVECLTKFGEKVGVAFQVADDLLDIASSETASGKTPGTDLKEGIPTLVTLFVMAENDPADKELISKLSKPINDEELSQVIQSLRTHKVIEKVKAYLAKVATEANELLIDLPDGAAKDALKNLTFALVTRST; translated from the coding sequence ATGAATCAGACAGGTATTCCAAATTTAGATCCATCTCTTGAGGCAACCTTGATTGCTGACATGAAAAAAGTAGAGGATTTAATGCGGTCGCATATAAAAGGGGATTACCCTTTGGTGGTTGAGACCTCACGGCATTTAGTTGAAGCAGGTGGGAAACGACTTAGACCACTTCTCACTCTACTGGCAGCACAATTTGGCGACCCAACCAATTACGACATTATCAAAGCGGCTGTTTGTTGCGAGCTTACCCATCTTGCAACTTTATATCATGACGATGTAATGGATGATGCGGTTTTAAGACGCGGAGTAATTAGTGCCAACAAAAAATGGAATAACGCAGTTGCTATTTTGACGGGTGATTATCTCTTCTCCAAGGTTTCAGATATGTTGGCAGATATTGGTCCAGATGCGGTTAAGCTGCAAGCAAAAACATTTGAGCGCTTAGTAATTGGTCAAATTAAAGAGACGCAGGGCAAAAGTGATGGACTCTCACAAATAGATCACTACATGAAGGTAGTAGCTGATAAAACTGGCTCACTTATTGCAACTAGCGCCAGATTTGGCGCCTTGCTATCAGGTGCCTCACCAGCAGTTGTTGAATGCTTAACTAAGTTTGGTGAAAAAGTTGGGGTGGCATTTCAGGTTGCGGATGATCTACTAGATATTGCAAGCAGTGAAACTGCATCGGGCAAGACTCCAGGAACTGATTTAAAGGAGGGCATTCCCACATTAGTTACATTGTTTGTGATGGCAGAAAATGACCCTGCTGATAAAGAGCTGATCAGTAAATTGAGTAAACCAATTAATGATGAGGAGCTTTCGCAAGTAATACAATCATTGCGCACTCATAAGGTGATAGAAAAAGTTAAGGCTTATTTGGCAAAAGTGGCTACTGAGGCAAATGAATTATTGATTGATTTACCAGATGGAGCAGCCAAAGATGCGCTGAAAAACCTAACCTTTGCTTTGGTTACTCGCTCTACCTGA
- a CDS encoding alpha-hydroxy acid oxidase, whose amino-acid sequence MSQVKVKRRIPSPKDLAQLLRFRKVIWNPRKRRLTRALTVYDLRDIAKRRTPQAPFDYTDGGADTETSLTRARAAYEKLEFQPKILRNVKDVDLSVEMLGKKMSMPLGIAPTGFTRMMQTEGEYAGACAARDAGIPFTLSTMGTRSIEDVAKAAPDGRNWFQLYMWKDRDRSMALVKRAKDAGFDTLVLTVDVPVAGARLRDVRNGMTIPPSLTSKTILNAIPRPAWWINFLTTDPLKFASLDSWNGTVAELLDSMFDPTITYEDLKWIRGQWQGSLVVKGIQNVDDALMSIESGADAIILSNHGGRQLDRAPVPLHLLPEVIKAVGSKAEVHIDTGIMHGADVVAALATGAKFTWIGRAYLYGLMAGGKPGVDRALDILKTQISRTMKLLGARTVAELNPDHVRFIARYSDK is encoded by the coding sequence GTGAGCCAGGTGAAGGTTAAGCGGCGCATACCAAGTCCAAAAGATCTTGCTCAATTGTTAAGATTTAGAAAAGTTATTTGGAACCCTCGTAAACGCCGACTCACAAGAGCACTTACTGTTTATGATTTAAGAGATATTGCAAAGCGGCGCACTCCACAAGCACCATTTGATTACACCGATGGTGGCGCTGATACTGAAACGAGTTTGACCAGAGCCAGAGCAGCTTATGAAAAACTAGAGTTTCAACCAAAGATTTTGCGTAATGTCAAAGATGTAGATCTTTCAGTGGAAATGCTGGGCAAAAAAATGAGCATGCCATTGGGTATAGCGCCAACTGGATTTACTAGGATGATGCAAACTGAGGGTGAGTATGCAGGTGCATGCGCTGCTCGTGACGCCGGTATTCCTTTCACACTCTCAACTATGGGAACTAGATCTATTGAAGATGTAGCAAAAGCTGCACCCGATGGCCGTAATTGGTTTCAACTTTATATGTGGAAAGATCGCGATCGAAGTATGGCTCTGGTTAAGAGGGCAAAGGATGCTGGCTTTGACACTTTGGTATTAACAGTTGATGTGCCAGTTGCTGGCGCCAGATTACGTGATGTGCGAAATGGTATGACTATTCCACCCTCACTAACATCTAAAACAATACTTAATGCAATACCTCGTCCTGCTTGGTGGATTAATTTTCTAACCACCGATCCACTTAAGTTTGCATCTTTAGATTCATGGAATGGCACTGTGGCAGAGCTGCTTGATTCTATGTTTGATCCAACTATTACCTATGAGGATTTAAAGTGGATCAGAGGGCAATGGCAGGGCAGTTTGGTAGTAAAAGGAATTCAAAATGTTGATGACGCATTGATGTCTATTGAATCTGGCGCAGATGCAATAATTCTTTCAAACCATGGTGGCCGGCAGTTAGATCGGGCCCCGGTTCCACTTCACCTGTTGCCGGAGGTAATAAAAGCTGTGGGTAGTAAGGCAGAGGTTCATATTGATACTGGAATTATGCATGGCGCAGATGTGGTGGCAGCACTTGCCACCGGCGCAAAATTCACTTGGATCGGCAGGGCTTATCTCTATGGCTTAATGGCAGGTGGCAAACCAGGTGTTGATAGAGCTTTAGATATTTTAAAAACACAAATTTCCAGAACCATGAAATTACTTGGTGCAAGAACTGTTGCAGAGTTAAACCCAGATCATGTTCGATTTATTGCACGGTATAGCGATAAATAA
- a CDS encoding YajQ family cyclic di-GMP-binding protein, which translates to MADSSFDIVSKIDQMELDNAFNQCDREIATRYDFKNTETKIEKTGLKVLLESGTEERVKAALDVLKDKLIKRNVSLKHLDAGEPALSGKTYRINCEFKEGISTENAKKIAKFLKEKGPKSLKTQIQGDELRVSGKSRDDLQTAIAQVKKESWDFAVQFTNYR; encoded by the coding sequence ATGGCCGACAGCAGCTTCGACATAGTCTCAAAAATTGATCAAATGGAGTTGGATAACGCCTTCAATCAGTGTGATCGAGAAATCGCAACTCGGTATGACTTTAAGAACACTGAGACCAAGATTGAAAAAACTGGCTTGAAAGTTTTGTTGGAGTCTGGCACTGAAGAGCGAGTAAAAGCGGCGTTGGATGTATTGAAGGATAAATTAATCAAACGAAATGTCTCTTTAAAGCACCTAGATGCTGGGGAGCCAGCGTTAAGTGGCAAAACTTACAGAATAAATTGTGAATTTAAAGAGGGCATCTCAACTGAGAATGCAAAAAAGATCGCTAAGTTCTTAAAAGAAAAAGGACCTAAATCTCTAAAAACTCAGATCCAAGGTGATGAACTGCGGGTTTCAGGTAAGAGTAGGGATGATTTGCAAACTGCTATTGCCCAGGTCAAGAAAGAGAGTTGGGATTTTGCGGTTCAGTTCACCAACTACCGATAA
- a CDS encoding NADH-quinone oxidoreductase subunit M: MSLLTAIGVLPLIGAIFLAVVPSKNIELIKRFAFGVTLIVAALSILLATGFDRASTKMQYVQSNSWISSFNINFAVGIDGISLVLILLSTILVPIVVLATWNEADAGRWGVKSFYVLILALETLMIGVFAATDLFLFYVFFEAMLIPIYFLIGGYGSGNRSAAAIKFLLYSLFGGLLMLASIIGVYVISGNQIGATFDLAQLATLKIDNQTENFLFLGFFIAFAIKAPLWPFHTWLPDAAKSATPGTSVLLLGVLDKVGTYGMIRFCIELFPDASKTFTPLIITLAVISIIYGAFMAIGQKDIKGLIAFTSISHFGFITMGIFAMTSQGMSGANLYMVNHGFSTAALFLIAGWMMARRGSSTISDFGGLQRVTPVMAWTFFIAGMSGLALPGLSSFVSEFLVLVGTYTRYPVAAVIGTLGIVLAALYILIPVQKTLHGPTTPGNENLKDLNLREKIAIAPVILVIILMGFYPKPVLDVINPTSAQVVTNAGFTDPIAQVSK; encoded by the coding sequence ATGAGTTTATTGACGGCGATCGGAGTATTGCCATTAATTGGTGCAATTTTTCTCGCGGTCGTACCGAGTAAAAATATTGAATTAATAAAAAGATTTGCATTTGGTGTTACTTTAATTGTTGCTGCACTTTCAATATTACTTGCCACCGGATTTGATAGAGCCTCTACCAAAATGCAATATGTGCAGAGTAATTCTTGGATTTCATCATTTAATATCAATTTTGCGGTAGGAATAGATGGAATCTCATTAGTTTTAATATTATTATCTACAATTTTAGTACCCATTGTTGTGCTTGCCACCTGGAATGAAGCAGATGCTGGCCGTTGGGGAGTCAAAAGCTTTTATGTCTTGATACTTGCTCTAGAGACACTAATGATTGGTGTATTCGCTGCGACAGATTTGTTCTTGTTCTACGTTTTCTTTGAAGCTATGTTGATTCCTATTTACTTTTTGATTGGTGGCTACGGCAGCGGTAATCGATCTGCCGCAGCAATTAAATTTCTGCTTTACAGTTTATTTGGTGGATTATTAATGCTTGCTTCAATTATTGGTGTTTATGTCATCTCTGGGAATCAAATTGGAGCAACCTTTGATTTAGCCCAACTTGCAACCTTGAAGATTGATAATCAAACAGAGAATTTCCTCTTTCTTGGATTTTTTATTGCCTTCGCAATTAAGGCACCATTGTGGCCATTTCACACCTGGTTGCCAGATGCTGCTAAATCAGCTACTCCAGGAACCTCTGTTCTACTTCTTGGAGTATTAGACAAGGTTGGCACCTACGGAATGATTCGCTTTTGCATTGAGTTATTTCCGGATGCAAGTAAAACATTTACGCCGTTAATTATCACTCTAGCTGTGATATCGATTATTTACGGCGCATTTATGGCGATTGGCCAAAAGGATATAAAGGGTTTGATTGCATTTACATCAATCTCTCACTTTGGTTTTATCACCATGGGAATTTTTGCTATGACATCACAAGGAATGTCTGGCGCAAATCTTTATATGGTCAACCATGGCTTTTCCACTGCAGCACTCTTCTTAATTGCTGGTTGGATGATGGCAAGACGTGGCTCTTCAACCATTTCTGATTTTGGTGGTTTACAAAGAGTTACCCCAGTTATGGCTTGGACATTTTTTATTGCCGGAATGTCTGGCTTAGCACTACCTGGATTATCTAGCTTTGTTAGCGAGTTTTTAGTTTTAGTGGGTACCTACACTAGGTATCCAGTAGCAGCGGTCATCGGTACCTTAGGAATTGTGCTTGCAGCTTTATATATTTTGATTCCAGTGCAAAAGACATTACATGGGCCAACCACACCAGGAAATGAAAATCTTAAAGATTTAAATCTCAGAGAAAAAATCGCTATCGCACCAGTAATTTTAGTAATTATTTTAATGGGTTTTTATCCAAAACCAGTGCTTGATGTAATAAATCCAACATCGGCGCAAGTAGTTACCAATGCTGGCTTTACTGATCCGATTGCGCAGGTGAGCAAATAA
- the nuoL gene encoding NADH-quinone oxidoreductase subunit L, whose translation MIQTSANLAWLIALPLFSSAILLLIGRRANSWGHVMACIVSASTFTIGLVEFFAMQSRSEENRAVTQKLFTWISVGSFNVDAALLLDQLSICFVLLITGVGTLIHVYSIAYMSHDLDRRRFFAYLNLFIAAMLLLVLGDSYLNLYVGWEGVGLASYLLIGFWNQKPAYATAAKKAFVANRVGDVGLSLAIMIAFATFGEVSFSGIKEQTELASTTQLTAIGLMLLLAACGKSAQFPLQSWLGDAMAGPTPVSALIHAATMVTAGVYLITRSNFIFDAAPTAQLMVIIVGGITLLFGAIIGTAKDDIKKALAASTMSQIGYMILATGLGPIGYAFAIMHLLTHGFFKASMFLGAGSVMHGMKDEVNMRKYGGIGKFMPITFLTFGLGYLAIIGVPPFAGFYSKDKIIETAFNAGGSKGLLLGIATLLGAMITAFYMTRVVLLTFFGNERWGHKDEPAESPALMLIPIGLLSVGSVVSGFFLARGEALVHWLEPVVNPLKEHHSEEFLSPIIVSLLTITAVIIGVAIAVNKYRGAQADLAPEKVSILTAAARKDLFQDSLNEAAFMRPGQSLVSRLLKIDYLVIDGLVRAVGSVSVTAANRVRTLQNGYVRSYALMMVIGALALIAVIWSVSA comes from the coding sequence ATGATACAAACTTCAGCTAACTTAGCTTGGCTAATAGCACTTCCACTATTTAGTTCAGCAATTTTGTTATTAATTGGCAGACGAGCAAACTCTTGGGGTCATGTGATGGCCTGCATAGTCTCTGCTTCAACATTCACAATTGGCTTAGTTGAGTTTTTTGCGATGCAATCTAGGTCTGAAGAAAATCGTGCTGTTACCCAAAAGCTATTTACCTGGATTTCAGTTGGTTCATTTAACGTCGATGCGGCATTGCTTTTAGACCAATTATCGATTTGTTTTGTCCTACTAATCACTGGCGTTGGAACCTTGATTCATGTTTATTCAATCGCGTATATGTCACATGATCTAGATCGACGCAGATTTTTTGCTTATTTAAACCTATTTATCGCCGCCATGCTTTTATTAGTTCTTGGAGACTCATACCTAAATCTTTATGTGGGTTGGGAAGGAGTTGGCTTAGCCTCCTATTTGTTAATCGGATTCTGGAATCAAAAGCCAGCTTATGCAACTGCTGCTAAAAAAGCTTTTGTCGCCAATCGAGTTGGTGATGTCGGCCTATCACTTGCAATCATGATCGCTTTTGCAACCTTTGGCGAAGTTTCATTCTCAGGTATTAAAGAGCAGACTGAGTTGGCTTCAACTACTCAATTAACTGCAATTGGTTTGATGTTGTTGCTAGCTGCCTGTGGTAAGTCAGCGCAATTCCCATTGCAATCCTGGCTGGGAGATGCGATGGCGGGTCCAACACCAGTTTCAGCACTTATCCACGCTGCAACTATGGTTACAGCAGGCGTTTATTTAATTACTAGATCCAATTTTATTTTCGATGCAGCTCCAACTGCGCAACTTATGGTAATCATTGTTGGCGGCATAACACTTCTGTTTGGAGCAATCATTGGTACAGCAAAAGATGATATTAAAAAGGCATTAGCCGCATCGACAATGTCACAGATCGGATACATGATCTTAGCAACGGGCCTTGGTCCAATCGGCTACGCCTTTGCAATTATGCATTTACTAACCCATGGTTTTTTTAAGGCAAGTATGTTTTTGGGTGCTGGTTCGGTAATGCACGGCATGAAAGATGAAGTAAATATGCGAAAGTATGGCGGAATTGGAAAGTTTATGCCGATAACCTTTTTAACATTCGGTCTAGGTTACCTAGCAATTATCGGTGTTCCACCATTTGCTGGCTTTTACTCCAAAGACAAAATTATCGAAACAGCATTTAATGCTGGTGGCAGCAAAGGTTTGCTTCTAGGAATTGCCACATTACTTGGTGCAATGATCACCGCCTTTTACATGACAAGAGTTGTTTTACTTACTTTTTTTGGCAATGAGCGGTGGGGGCATAAGGATGAGCCTGCCGAAAGCCCAGCACTTATGTTGATTCCAATTGGATTGCTCTCAGTTGGGTCGGTTGTCTCTGGATTTTTCTTAGCACGTGGTGAAGCACTAGTGCATTGGTTGGAGCCAGTGGTTAATCCACTTAAAGAACACCACTCGGAAGAGTTTTTATCACCCATTATCGTTTCATTACTAACCATTACTGCGGTAATTATTGGTGTAGCTATAGCGGTTAATAAATATCGTGGCGCACAAGCAGATTTGGCTCCAGAAAAAGTTTCCATACTTACCGCTGCAGCAAGAAAGGATCTATTCCAAGATAGCTTGAATGAAGCTGCATTTATGCGCCCTGGCCAATCATTGGTAAGTAGATTGCTTAAGATCGATTATCTAGTTATTGACGGTTTAGTAAGAGCGGTAGGAAGTGTCTCAGTAACCGCTGCCAACAGAGTTAGGACTCTACAAAATGGCTATGTAAGAAGTTATGCATTGATGATGGTAATCGGGGCACTTGCGCTGATAGCGGTAATTTGGTCGGTGAGCGCATGA
- the nuoN gene encoding NADH-quinone oxidoreductase subunit NuoN — MLTAPVLSYSLLAPMLIVFGGAVAGVLVEAFLGRAQRAAVQLTISVGTLLLALQQLWRIRDLSSTTAAVNSVTIDKAGIFLQATVVLLALVAVLLIADQDNFVAQASAVPGSSEEINALQQKSQQTEIFPLFLFAVGGMMLFPVATDLITLFVALEVFSLPLYLLAGLSRRKRLLSQEAALKYFLLGAYASAFFLFGAAFLYGYAGTISLSGISAAFGTANEVFLLIGIVFVSVGLLFKISAVPFHSWTPDVYQGAPTPITAFMAACTKVAAFGAILRIFYVGFAQSQTLWQPIITVIAILTMIFGSIVAISQRDIKRMLAYSSIAHAGFLLSGVVALNKDGLAASLFYLFAYGFTTLAAFGIIGLVKDSAGEVTDLNRWIGLGKKSPLVGGVFAFLLLSFAGIPLTSGFIAKFAIFSAAYKSGNIALVVVGVLASAVAAFFYIRVIIMIFFTDPINDSVSVVIPSVKSKISISVATLISIVLGLAPSLLLNGADNFANFLR; from the coding sequence ATGTTGACCGCACCAGTACTTTCCTACTCTTTACTTGCACCTATGTTGATTGTTTTTGGTGGCGCAGTTGCTGGGGTGTTAGTTGAGGCATTTTTAGGAAGAGCGCAACGAGCTGCAGTTCAGTTAACAATAAGTGTTGGCACCTTACTTCTGGCGTTGCAACAACTTTGGCGAATAAGAGATCTAAGCTCTACTACCGCTGCAGTTAACTCTGTAACCATTGATAAAGCGGGTATCTTCTTACAAGCAACCGTGGTATTGCTTGCACTAGTTGCAGTATTACTAATTGCTGATCAAGATAATTTTGTGGCCCAAGCATCTGCTGTGCCAGGATCAAGTGAAGAGATAAATGCATTGCAACAAAAGAGTCAGCAAACTGAGATTTTTCCACTGTTTCTGTTTGCTGTAGGTGGCATGATGTTATTTCCAGTTGCCACAGATTTGATCACCCTATTTGTTGCACTTGAAGTTTTTTCACTCCCGCTTTACTTATTAGCTGGATTAAGCCGGCGCAAGCGTTTACTCTCCCAAGAGGCAGCGCTGAAATACTTCTTATTAGGTGCATACGCCTCAGCATTTTTCTTATTCGGCGCAGCCTTTCTATATGGATATGCCGGAACTATTTCACTATCTGGTATTAGTGCAGCGTTTGGCACCGCCAACGAGGTGTTTCTGCTGATTGGAATTGTTTTTGTCTCAGTTGGCCTCCTATTTAAAATTAGCGCTGTTCCATTCCACTCTTGGACTCCAGATGTTTATCAAGGTGCACCAACACCAATCACTGCGTTTATGGCTGCCTGCACAAAAGTGGCAGCATTTGGCGCAATCTTAAGAATCTTCTATGTTGGCTTTGCACAATCACAAACCCTCTGGCAACCAATAATTACTGTGATTGCAATCTTGACCATGATATTTGGCTCAATTGTTGCAATCTCACAGCGTGACATTAAACGAATGCTTGCTTACTCATCTATTGCTCATGCTGGATTTTTACTATCAGGAGTTGTGGCATTAAATAAGGATGGCCTAGCTGCTTCACTCTTTTATCTATTTGCATATGGATTCACCACACTGGCGGCCTTTGGCATCATCGGTTTAGTTAAGGACTCAGCGGGTGAAGTTACCGATCTAAATCGCTGGATTGGGTTGGGAAAAAAGTCTCCTCTTGTTGGAGGTGTTTTTGCCTTCTTGCTTCTTAGTTTTGCCGGAATTCCACTAACTTCAGGTTTTATAGCAAAGTTCGCTATTTTTTCAGCAGCATATAAATCTGGAAATATCGCACTTGTAGTAGTTGGCGTACTAGCAAGTGCCGTAGCGGCATTCTTCTACATCAGAGTAATAATTATGATCTTCTTTACCGATCCAATAAATGATTCAGTGTCGGTGGTCATCCCTTCAGTTAAGAGTAAAATTTCTATCTCTGTCGCAACGTTGATTTCAATTGTTTTAGGCTTAGCACCATCACTGCTACTTAATGGCGCAGATAACTTTGCTAATTTTTTAAGATAA